A portion of the Candidatus Pristimantibacillus lignocellulolyticus genome contains these proteins:
- a CDS encoding M23 family metallopeptidase produces the protein MSKLPTNYENDPEKFWKLNSNPWEYGSNQSNNPEDHVVQDDLDTRKKYGFFSHLKIQTIIAMIMLGIVFIATQISNPYIEKGRSWLDRELQSSFDFVAIANWYEDVFSGSPSFIPSFGNKSELALAKHNQNSEIVAPIEKGVLLHTFAELLNGVEIAGEPNAVVHAVEKGRVILVREQQDSVIIQHADKRISIYTRLNEVKVQVGDWLEAGANIGKLAPVKDEDYSVLFLAIKQNDQYIDPLEVISVE, from the coding sequence ATGAGTAAATTGCCGACCAATTATGAGAATGATCCTGAGAAGTTTTGGAAGTTAAATTCGAATCCATGGGAATATGGAAGTAATCAAAGTAATAATCCAGAAGATCATGTCGTTCAAGATGATTTAGATACGAGAAAAAAGTATGGTTTTTTCAGTCATTTGAAAATCCAGACTATTATTGCGATGATAATGTTAGGCATAGTATTTATTGCAACGCAAATATCAAATCCTTATATTGAAAAAGGAAGAAGTTGGTTGGATCGAGAATTACAGTCCTCTTTTGATTTTGTAGCGATAGCCAACTGGTATGAAGACGTATTTTCGGGTTCTCCTTCTTTCATTCCTAGTTTTGGTAATAAAAGTGAATTAGCGTTGGCGAAACATAATCAAAATTCTGAAATCGTTGCCCCAATTGAAAAAGGGGTACTTCTTCATACATTTGCAGAATTGCTCAATGGCGTCGAAATTGCAGGTGAACCAAATGCTGTGGTACATGCTGTAGAGAAGGGAAGAGTTATTCTAGTAAGAGAACAACAAGATAGTGTCATCATTCAACATGCAGATAAACGTATCTCTATATATACAAGATTAAATGAAGTCAAAGTACAAGTAGGTGATTGGTTAGAGGCAGGAGCAAACATCGGGAAATTGGCTCCTGTTAAAGATGAAGATTACAGTGTGCTATTTCTAGCTATTAAACAGAATGACCAGTATATCGATCCGCTGGAAGTGATTTCTGTTGAATAA
- the minD gene encoding septum site-determining protein MinD: MGEAIVITSGKGGVGKSTTSANIGTSLALLGKKVILVDTDIGLRNLDVIMGLENRIIYDICDVAENRCRLEQAIIKDKRFDELYMLPAAQTKDKDAITPAQINKIVTELKQTHDFVIIDCPAGIEQGFRNAIAGAERAIIVTTPEATAVRDADRVIGLLEQNKIPSKLIVNRIRPGMLKSGDILDVNDICQVLAIDLLGIVPDDEKVIASANHGEPVALNPAYKSAIAYRNIARRMLGDMVPLMVLDEKIGTFKKIRKLFGMG, from the coding sequence ATGGGAGAAGCTATAGTTATTACATCTGGAAAAGGCGGAGTTGGTAAATCTACAACATCTGCTAACATTGGTACATCGCTTGCATTGTTAGGAAAGAAAGTTATTCTCGTGGATACCGATATCGGCCTTCGTAATCTAGATGTGATTATGGGATTAGAAAATCGAATTATTTACGATATTTGTGATGTTGCCGAAAATCGTTGTCGCTTAGAGCAAGCAATTATTAAAGACAAACGTTTCGACGAGTTGTACATGTTGCCAGCTGCTCAAACGAAAGACAAAGATGCTATTACACCAGCTCAAATAAATAAGATTGTCACTGAATTAAAGCAAACTCATGATTTCGTCATCATAGATTGTCCAGCTGGTATTGAACAAGGATTCCGTAATGCGATTGCAGGCGCAGAGCGTGCGATAATTGTGACTACACCAGAAGCTACCGCAGTTCGTGATGCTGACCGTGTTATTGGTTTGCTTGAACAGAACAAAATACCTTCAAAATTAATCGTTAATCGTATACGTCCTGGTATGTTGAAATCAGGAGATATCCTTGATGTTAACGATATTTGTCAGGTATTAGCTATTGATTTGTTAGGTATTGTTCCTGATGATGAAAAAGTAATTGCTAGTGCTAACCATGGTGAGCCAGTTGCTTTGAATCCTGCTTACAAATCAGCTATTGCTTACCGCAATATCGCAAGACGTATGCTTGGCGATATGGTTCCATTGATGGTGCTTGATGAAAAAATAGGCACTTTCAAAAAGATCAGAAAGCTCTTTGGAATGGGATGA
- a CDS encoding rod shape-determining protein RodA, whose amino-acid sequence MLNKIKKIDWMILIILVGLMAFSYFVIRSATENTILYHGFENQQFLYYILGFAVVFLLVFIDYRIILKSWWIIYIIGVASLILIFPFGSKINGAIGWFSLFDGKLSIQPAEVVKLFLIIGIAYLMGRRQGEQLGFRRDIIPIGIFSLIPFGLVMAQPDLGNAIIYFVIVVGMLWIGNVNHWHVMIGIGACAIAIAGVLLLFNTFNEDIEKYLIDHDKEHWYQRINTFLNPDEASKDAKHQSENAIQAVGSGGLSGQGYLKGGMKNGGFIPYPYSDSIFAVIGEEFGFQGAAVLLLFYFLLIYRMIIISFNCKDRRASYIIIGITSMFVFQIFQNIGMMIGLMPITGITLPFISYGGTSLLINMFCIGLVLSIKSHQHMYEIPD is encoded by the coding sequence TTGCTTAACAAGATTAAAAAAATTGACTGGATGATCTTAATTATTCTTGTAGGATTAATGGCGTTCAGTTATTTTGTAATACGTAGTGCTACTGAAAATACGATATTGTATCATGGTTTTGAAAATCAACAATTCCTGTATTATATTCTCGGGTTTGCAGTTGTCTTTTTGTTAGTATTTATCGATTACAGAATCATTTTGAAATCCTGGTGGATCATTTATATTATTGGCGTCGCCTCATTAATTCTTATATTCCCATTTGGAAGTAAAATTAATGGTGCCATTGGCTGGTTTTCTCTTTTTGATGGGAAATTATCAATTCAGCCTGCTGAAGTAGTGAAATTATTTCTAATTATTGGTATCGCATATCTCATGGGTAGACGACAAGGTGAACAGCTGGGATTCCGTAGAGATATTATTCCAATCGGAATTTTTTCGCTTATTCCATTTGGACTTGTTATGGCGCAACCGGATCTTGGTAATGCCATAATTTACTTTGTAATCGTTGTCGGCATGTTATGGATAGGTAATGTAAATCATTGGCATGTAATGATCGGTATTGGAGCTTGCGCAATCGCGATAGCGGGAGTGTTATTGCTATTCAATACATTCAATGAAGATATTGAAAAATATCTTATCGACCATGATAAAGAACATTGGTATCAAAGGATTAATACCTTCTTGAATCCTGATGAAGCTTCCAAAGATGCAAAGCATCAATCGGAGAATGCGATTCAAGCGGTCGGTTCTGGTGGATTGTCAGGGCAAGGTTATCTTAAAGGTGGGATGAAAAATGGTGGTTTCATACCGTATCCATATTCGGATTCTATCTTCGCAGTTATTGGAGAAGAATTTGGATTCCAAGGTGCAGCGGTGTTGCTACTATTTTACTTCCTACTTATTTATAGGATGATTATTATCTCTTTCAATTGCAAAGATAGGCGGGCCTCGTACATTATTATCGGGATTACCTCCATGTTCGTATTTCAGATTTTCCAAAACATAGGGATGATGATTGGTTTAATGCCTATTACAGGGATCACGTTACCGTTTATTAGCTACGGTGGTACTTCATTACTCATTAATATGTTTTGTATTGGATTAGTTTTGAGTATTAAATCGCATCAACATATGTATGAAATACCCGACTGA
- the murC gene encoding UDP-N-acetylmuramate--L-alanine ligase, which produces MKANEQVHFIGIGGYGMSAIAKVVLEMGYKVTGSDVAESALSKKLSAQGASIVIGHDVSNMKGASIVVYSTAISQDDIELVAAKEAGITVLHRSEMLAKLLNATSGIAVAGAHGKTTTSSMIALVMELTKQDPTYIIGGEIVNLGTNAKAGQGSYLVAEADESDGTFLHYFPKIAVVTNIEADHLENYDGDFENIKKAYVQFLKQVKPDGKAVVCLDDHNVRELLPRVYSDNALQDQQLITYSIHEQADYIASNIVEGDRTVSFELSNHGTSLGQFVLSVPGMHNVYNAMATIVTCLEAGVELEALRKAITLFVGAKRRFQVLADVKDILVVDDYAHHPTEIVATINASKATGKRITAVFQPQRFTRTFFLLDEFSKAFPEADSVIITDIYSPAGEEAIEGVSSQKLVELIKANGQQNVQYIATNEEVLEQLKANIQSGDMVITMGAGDIWKVSHALGEHIKS; this is translated from the coding sequence TTGAAAGCAAATGAACAAGTTCATTTCATTGGAATCGGTGGATACGGTATGAGTGCTATCGCTAAAGTCGTTTTGGAAATGGGCTATAAAGTAACAGGATCTGATGTTGCAGAATCAGCATTATCCAAAAAATTATCAGCGCAAGGTGCATCTATTGTTATTGGACACGATGTCTCTAACATGAAAGGGGCTTCTATCGTTGTATATTCTACTGCTATAAGTCAAGATGATATTGAGCTTGTAGCAGCAAAAGAAGCGGGAATTACCGTATTACATCGTTCAGAAATGTTAGCAAAATTACTTAATGCCACTTCGGGTATTGCTGTTGCTGGCGCTCATGGTAAGACGACAACTTCTTCAATGATTGCACTTGTAATGGAATTGACGAAGCAGGACCCTACTTATATTATTGGCGGTGAAATCGTCAATCTAGGGACTAATGCCAAAGCAGGCCAAGGATCATACCTTGTTGCTGAAGCAGATGAAAGTGATGGAACATTTCTTCATTACTTCCCTAAGATTGCAGTAGTTACAAATATTGAAGCTGACCATCTTGAAAACTATGATGGTGACTTTGAAAATATTAAAAAGGCTTACGTGCAATTTTTGAAACAAGTGAAGCCAGATGGTAAAGCAGTGGTATGTTTGGATGATCACAATGTAAGAGAATTATTACCTCGTGTATATAGTGACAATGCATTGCAAGATCAACAACTTATTACTTATAGTATTCATGAGCAAGCTGATTATATCGCAAGTAATATAGTTGAAGGTGACCGTACGGTTAGTTTTGAGCTATCTAATCATGGAACATCTTTAGGACAATTCGTGCTCTCAGTTCCAGGTATGCACAATGTATATAATGCAATGGCGACAATCGTTACATGTTTAGAAGCGGGTGTTGAACTTGAAGCACTACGAAAAGCGATCACATTATTCGTTGGTGCAAAGCGTCGATTCCAAGTTCTTGCAGATGTAAAAGACATTCTTGTTGTTGATGACTATGCTCACCATCCAACAGAAATTGTTGCAACAATTAATGCATCAAAAGCTACTGGTAAAAGAATTACAGCAGTATTCCAACCACAACGCTTTACACGTACGTTCTTCTTACTCGATGAATTCAGTAAAGCATTCCCAGAAGCGGATTCTGTAATCATTACAGATATTTATTCGCCTGCAGGTGAAGAGGCAATTGAAGGTGTATCATCGCAAAAATTAGTTGAACTTATTAAAGCCAATGGTCAACAAAATGTTCAATATATCGCAACGAACGAAGAAGTGCTTGAGCAATTGAAGGCGAATATTCAATCTGGTGATATGGTTATTACGATGGGAGCCGGAGATATTTGGAAAGTATCTCATGCACTGGGTGAACATATTAAATCGTAA
- a CDS encoding bifunctional folylpolyglutamate synthase/dihydrofolate synthase has protein sequence MSVETKQQQVSSMESYVEAVDWINSLIPFGIRPGLERIELLLESLGNPHRRLKFIHVAGTNGKGSVCSYLTHVLHKSGYDVGTFTSPYITKFTNRLQYNGEDIEEETLLLLANKVRPLVEEMAATELGSPTMFEVTTTIAILFYATVTYPDYVVWETGLGGRLDVTNVVTPVLSIITNIGYDHMDKLGDTLEAIAFEKAGIIKAGVPVIVGATQPEAIKVISQYAQEKKSTIYLYQQQFDQMPLYVDESEQQFRFEGLFRNIEDVTITLSGAHQRQNAAVAMMAIEILRQYQALIVSDEDLLDGMKMTTWPGRLEMIGQQPRLLIDGAHNPEGAAALASALQTTYKYEKLHLVMGMIENKSHHDTFKHILPLADTLILTEPNYRMAKNADELATLVQDLIHELKLTNPPRIIIEREWKKAVQLLLEETNESDLAVVTGTLYLIGDVRSYMLHNKDAEKGW, from the coding sequence ATGAGCGTAGAAACGAAGCAACAACAAGTAAGCTCTATGGAATCTTATGTGGAGGCTGTCGATTGGATCAATTCTTTGATTCCTTTCGGCATTCGCCCTGGTCTTGAACGCATTGAACTATTGCTGGAGAGCCTAGGTAATCCTCATCGTCGACTGAAGTTTATTCATGTTGCAGGTACGAACGGTAAAGGTTCTGTATGTTCATATCTTACTCATGTGTTACATAAAAGTGGATATGACGTAGGTACATTCACATCACCTTATATTACGAAATTTACGAATCGTTTACAGTATAATGGTGAAGATATTGAAGAAGAAACACTTTTGCTTCTAGCAAACAAGGTTCGTCCTTTAGTTGAAGAAATGGCTGCAACTGAATTGGGTTCTCCAACAATGTTTGAAGTTACAACTACGATTGCTATTCTATTCTACGCAACTGTAACGTATCCTGACTATGTAGTGTGGGAAACTGGGCTTGGTGGTAGACTTGATGTAACTAATGTTGTTACACCGGTTTTGTCAATCATTACGAATATTGGTTATGATCATATGGACAAATTAGGAGATACTCTCGAAGCGATTGCCTTTGAAAAAGCTGGCATAATTAAAGCTGGTGTGCCTGTTATTGTCGGGGCAACGCAACCAGAAGCAATTAAAGTGATTTCGCAATATGCGCAAGAGAAAAAAAGTACGATCTATTTATATCAACAACAATTTGATCAAATGCCATTGTATGTAGATGAGTCTGAACAACAGTTCCGTTTTGAAGGTTTGTTCAGGAACATAGAAGATGTGACTATTACATTAAGTGGGGCACATCAACGTCAAAATGCTGCCGTTGCTATGATGGCTATTGAAATTTTGCGTCAATATCAAGCATTAATTGTAAGTGATGAAGATTTACTAGATGGAATGAAAATGACAACATGGCCAGGACGTCTTGAGATGATTGGACAGCAACCACGCTTACTTATTGATGGTGCACATAATCCAGAGGGTGCTGCTGCACTAGCAAGTGCATTACAAACAACTTATAAATACGAAAAATTGCATCTTGTTATGGGAATGATCGAGAATAAGAGTCACCATGACACGTTTAAGCATATATTACCTTTAGCGGATACTTTGATCTTAACAGAACCTAATTATCGTATGGCGAAAAATGCTGATGAATTAGCGACGCTCGTTCAAGATCTTATTCATGAACTTAAATTAACCAATCCTCCTCGCATTATTATTGAGAGAGAATGGAAAAAAGCAGTTCAGCTATTACTTGAGGAAACGAATGAATCTGATCTTGCAGTTGTTACTGGAACATTGTATTTGATAGGAGACGTACGCTCGTATATGCTACACAACAAGGATGCAGAAAAAGGCTGGTGA
- a CDS encoding Maf family protein, whose protein sequence is MNERIMPYDNKSISRLILASSSPRRKELVATLDLSLPVSVFSLDTDETIQADWSPSETVEQLSLAKATAVRQAILDGEASEISFDENSLILAADTIVLLDNDILGKPSSIEDAVMTLMRMQGREHQVLTGVTLLHTRTGETLVQHRVTNVKMRPLTEKTIRAYVATGESSDKAGSYGIQGKGSILVDSITGCYFNVVGLPISLVAEMLLHFDVMVLQ, encoded by the coding sequence ATGAATGAGCGCATAATGCCATATGATAATAAATCGATTAGTCGGTTAATACTGGCTTCATCGTCACCGCGCCGGAAGGAACTGGTCGCAACACTTGACCTTTCCTTGCCGGTGTCTGTTTTTTCTTTGGATACGGACGAAACTATTCAAGCTGATTGGTCGCCAAGTGAAACTGTAGAACAGTTAAGCTTGGCTAAGGCAACTGCAGTCAGACAAGCCATACTTGATGGAGAAGCATCTGAAATTTCTTTTGATGAGAATTCACTAATATTAGCTGCAGATACGATTGTATTGTTGGATAATGATATATTAGGGAAGCCTAGTTCCATCGAGGACGCTGTTATGACACTGATGCGCATGCAAGGTCGAGAACATCAAGTGTTAACGGGCGTAACCTTACTTCATACACGTACTGGTGAGACGCTTGTACAACATCGAGTGACTAATGTAAAGATGCGACCTCTCACTGAGAAAACAATTCGTGCCTATGTTGCAACCGGAGAAAGCTCGGATAAAGCGGGTTCTTATGGAATTCAAGGGAAAGGTTCTATCCTCGTTGATTCCATTACCGGATGCTATTTTAACGTCGTAGGTTTACCGATTTCGCTTGTAGCAGAGATGCTACTTCATTTTGATGTGATGGTCTTACAATAA
- the radC gene encoding DNA repair protein RadC: MADSGSSLHNVPHNERPRERMMAYGADALSHAELLAILLRTGTKSQSAVALATTVLQHCGSLRQLVDMSVDELTAIKGIGQAKALQLHAGIELGKRVARSKLGDTVIVKSPNDAAMYIMEELRYLKKEHFICLFLNTKNGIIAKETLSVGTLNASLVHPREVFRSAIRNSSASIVCAHNHPSGDPTPSPEDIKITKRLVEAGSLIGIEVLDHIIIGDGKFVSLKEQGYL; the protein is encoded by the coding sequence ATGGCAGACAGTGGGTCTAGCTTGCATAATGTCCCCCATAATGAACGTCCTAGAGAGCGCATGATGGCATATGGGGCCGATGCATTAAGTCATGCAGAGTTATTAGCGATATTGCTTAGAACTGGTACGAAAAGTCAATCTGCTGTAGCATTAGCAACAACGGTACTACAGCATTGCGGAAGTTTAAGACAACTGGTAGATATGAGTGTAGATGAGCTTACCGCTATTAAAGGAATTGGACAAGCTAAAGCATTGCAATTACATGCTGGAATCGAGCTAGGAAAGCGCGTTGCACGTAGCAAACTTGGTGACACTGTAATTGTAAAAAGTCCTAATGATGCAGCAATGTATATTATGGAAGAACTGCGATATTTGAAGAAAGAACATTTTATATGTCTGTTTTTGAATACGAAGAACGGGATTATTGCGAAAGAAACATTATCTGTTGGTACACTGAATGCATCACTTGTTCATCCAAGAGAAGTATTTCGTTCAGCAATTCGGAACAGTAGTGCTTCTATAGTTTGTGCACATAATCATCCTAGCGGTGACCCTACACCTAGTCCAGAGGATATCAAGATTACGAAGAGACTGGTTGAAGCGGGCTCCCTAATTGGTATAGAAGTACTTGACCATATCATTATTGGCGATGGAAAATTCGTTAGTTTGAAGGAGCAGGGCTATCTATAA
- the mreD gene encoding rod shape-determining protein MreD codes for MSLNRIVLIILIVFVLEGALMPWLIPNSFGDRIIPHFTFVMVIFAALYGSRHQALGLGMGFGLLQDIMYYGHVMGAHFFFMGLIGYLIGILLERKKATLMLAISAIGFASIGYDSVLYFINKVFKLTTGSYPWALIQFILPSLFLQLVFALIIYVPVRKMFESRRQFHSSDSAEEM; via the coding sequence ATGAGCTTGAATCGGATCGTTCTGATCATACTTATTGTCTTCGTATTAGAGGGGGCTTTAATGCCTTGGCTAATACCTAACAGTTTTGGAGATCGAATTATTCCTCATTTCACTTTTGTAATGGTGATTTTTGCAGCGTTGTATGGTAGCCGACATCAAGCACTTGGATTAGGGATGGGCTTTGGACTTCTGCAAGATATTATGTATTATGGTCATGTTATGGGAGCGCATTTCTTCTTCATGGGCTTAATTGGATATTTAATTGGTATTCTACTAGAACGTAAGAAAGCTACTTTAATGCTTGCTATTTCTGCTATTGGTTTTGCAAGTATAGGGTACGATTCGGTATTATATTTTATTAATAAAGTATTTAAGCTTACGACGGGCTCTTACCCATGGGCACTAATTCAATTCATTTTACCTAGTTTATTTCTACAACTTGTATTTGCACTAATTATCTATGTACCAGTACGTAAGATGTTCGAGTCAAGAAGACAGTTCCATTCTTCAGATTCAGCTGAGGAAATGTAG
- the mreC gene encoding rod shape-determining protein MreC, with protein sequence MFNLLKNKRLFMLMIGFLIFIVMIGLSIGGRQSLSWPEKFVKDAIGGIQQMIYRPAGAIAGFFQDMKNLNSIYEENEQLRMLAAQYARDKVEYNFVKNENERLQNELDFTAHQKEMYDYTYMIAQVISVSNDANNRTININVGSKQGVQKDMAVVTVDGLVGLVKAVTPFTASVTPYTELNSLSTAFNAISATIMDKENQSFGILTEYDAELERIIMTKIGENDPMAEGDTVITSGFGNIYPRGLQIGTVEFKTVGDAVLTYKATIKPFVDLNQLTEVFVVKIPQINEDEELTP encoded by the coding sequence TTGTTCAATTTATTAAAAAATAAGCGGCTTTTTATGCTTATGATCGGTTTTCTAATATTTATTGTCATGATTGGGTTGTCTATCGGTGGTAGACAATCCCTTTCTTGGCCTGAGAAATTTGTGAAAGATGCCATAGGTGGCATTCAACAAATGATTTATCGGCCCGCTGGTGCAATAGCGGGCTTCTTTCAAGATATGAAGAACCTTAATTCTATCTATGAGGAAAATGAGCAACTTCGTATGCTTGCTGCTCAGTATGCCAGGGATAAAGTTGAATATAATTTTGTGAAGAATGAGAATGAACGGTTACAAAATGAGCTTGATTTTACTGCACACCAGAAGGAAATGTATGATTATACATATATGATCGCGCAAGTTATTTCTGTCAGTAATGATGCGAATAATCGTACAATCAACATTAATGTGGGTTCCAAACAAGGCGTTCAAAAAGATATGGCGGTAGTAACTGTCGATGGTTTAGTCGGTTTAGTTAAAGCTGTAACACCGTTTACTGCTTCCGTAACGCCTTATACAGAACTTAATTCGTTATCTACGGCATTTAATGCTATATCAGCTACGATTATGGATAAAGAAAATCAGTCGTTTGGTATCCTAACAGAATATGATGCTGAACTTGAACGCATTATAATGACAAAAATTGGTGAAAATGACCCAATGGCCGAAGGAGATACCGTTATAACTTCTGGTTTTGGTAATATTTATCCACGAGGTTTGCAGATTGGCACAGTTGAATTTAAAACTGTGGGTGATGCAGTTCTGACCTACAAAGCGACAATTAAACCTTTTGTCGATTTGAATCAATTAACTGAAGTGTTCGTTGTGAAAATTCCGCAAATAAACGAAGATGAGGAGCTTACGCCATGA
- a CDS encoding septum site-determining protein MinC, translating to MTEKQHIMIKGVKDGLLFLLDDKCEFEVLLSELKNKIEKTHQQLLSGPLIHITVKLGKRVITEEQTKLMSDIIRSQGNLMIQAIESDIPPEEKNKAHAEMKVMATIVRSGQVIEFDGDLLLIGDVHPGGVVRCSGDIYILGSLKGQACAGANGREDAIIVASYLKPTQLKIHEIISKPLEEWEETDGLMEYAYIQDDAMIIQKLTLLHRENRLPIMMRGV from the coding sequence ATGACTGAAAAACAGCATATTATGATAAAAGGTGTCAAGGATGGTCTGCTTTTCCTTCTCGACGATAAGTGTGAATTCGAGGTGCTCCTGTCCGAGCTAAAGAATAAGATTGAAAAAACTCATCAGCAATTATTATCGGGGCCATTAATTCATATTACTGTAAAGCTTGGTAAAAGAGTTATTACAGAAGAACAAACGAAGCTAATGTCAGATATCATTCGATCACAAGGTAATCTAATGATTCAAGCAATTGAGAGCGATATACCTCCTGAGGAGAAGAATAAGGCTCATGCGGAAATGAAAGTTATGGCAACAATTGTTCGATCTGGTCAAGTGATTGAATTTGACGGCGATTTATTGTTAATAGGAGATGTGCATCCAGGTGGCGTAGTTCGATGCAGTGGCGATATTTATATTTTAGGGTCTCTTAAAGGACAAGCATGTGCGGGTGCCAATGGACGAGAAGATGCTATTATTGTTGCCTCTTATCTTAAACCGACTCAATTAAAAATTCATGAAATCATAAGTAAACCACTTGAAGAGTGGGAAGAAACAGATGGTTTAATGGAATATGCATATATACAAGATGATGCGATGATTATACAGAAACTAACGCTACTACATCGAGAGAACAGATTACCAATTATGATGAGGGGAGTGTAA
- a CDS encoding rod shape-determining protein, whose amino-acid sequence MFGSSKDLGIDLGTANTLVYIKGKGVVVREPSVVAIRNDTKEIVEVGEHAKLMIGRTPGNISAIRPMKDGVIADFDITSAMIKYFIKKAQKSRSLFGNHPNIMICVPSGITAVEKRAVIDAAKQAGAREAETVEEPFAAAIGANLPVWEPTGSMVVDIGGGTTEVAVISLGGIVTSRSIRVAGDNMDESIIQFIKKTYNLLIGERTAEQLKMEIGSATKLSTPKTLDIRGRDILSGLPKTLTISSDEITEALMDTIAAIVEAVKITLEKCPPELSADIIDRGIVLTGGGALLENLDQLLKKETGMPVIVADNALDCVAIGTGLALEHLDLFRSKTSLRSKR is encoded by the coding sequence ATGTTTGGAAGTTCGAAAGATTTAGGAATTGATTTAGGCACAGCTAATACTTTAGTTTATATTAAAGGAAAAGGTGTTGTCGTGCGCGAGCCGTCTGTAGTCGCGATTCGTAATGATACAAAGGAAATCGTAGAAGTAGGGGAACATGCAAAACTTATGATTGGACGTACACCGGGTAATATTAGTGCAATTCGTCCAATGAAAGATGGCGTTATTGCTGATTTCGACATCACTTCTGCAATGATTAAATATTTCATTAAAAAAGCTCAAAAGAGCCGCTCTTTATTTGGTAATCATCCAAATATTATGATCTGTGTACCTTCTGGTATTACAGCAGTTGAGAAACGTGCTGTTATAGATGCTGCGAAACAAGCAGGTGCTAGGGAAGCTGAAACAGTTGAAGAACCATTTGCAGCTGCAATTGGGGCAAATCTACCAGTATGGGAACCGACTGGTAGTATGGTCGTAGACATTGGTGGAGGAACAACTGAAGTTGCCGTTATATCACTTGGTGGTATTGTAACTAGTCGTTCTATTCGTGTTGCTGGCGATAATATGGATGAATCGATTATTCAGTTCATCAAAAAAACATATAATTTATTAATTGGTGAAAGAACTGCAGAACAACTTAAAATGGAAATTGGTTCAGCTACTAAGTTATCTACACCGAAGACGTTAGATATTCGTGGACGTGATATTTTGTCTGGATTACCGAAGACATTAACGATTTCATCAGATGAGATTACTGAAGCGTTAATGGATACCATTGCAGCTATTGTTGAAGCAGTGAAAATTACACTTGAAAAATGTCCTCCTGAATTATCAGCAGATATTATAGATCGTGGAATTGTATTAACAGGTGGTGGAGCACTACTTGAGAATTTGGATCAACTATTAAAAAAAGAGACGGGAATGCCGGTAATTGTAGCGGACAATGCTTTAGATTGTGTTGCGATTGGAACAGGACTTGCTTTAGAGCATCTTGATCTGTTCAGATCAAAAACTTCACTTAGATCTAAGCGCTAA
- a CDS encoding DUF4321 domain-containing protein encodes MKKSKWLLLLLILLGLLAGSLIGYWLDAVPGLSFLTNAIETDWKPSFDLHVIAIDLSIHINISLLSIIGMFVAIWWYRKL; translated from the coding sequence TTGAAGAAAAGTAAGTGGTTATTGCTATTGCTAATTCTACTAGGTTTACTTGCAGGTTCACTCATAGGATACTGGCTTGATGCGGTACCTGGATTATCCTTTCTAACAAATGCAATTGAGACAGATTGGAAACCTTCCTTTGATCTTCATGTCATTGCCATTGACTTATCGATACATATTAACATTAGTCTATTAAGCATCATTGGGATGTTTGTAGCGATATGGTGGTATCGTAAATTGTAG